In Holophagales bacterium, the DNA window TCGAGGCCCACGCCACCCCTGATGATGAGCTGCAGGTTCGGAGCGGCGTCGAGGTACTCCTTCGTGACCTTCGTCTTCGACCGGACGAGGAGGACCTCGGCTTCGGCGATCTTCGCCGCATCCTGCGTGACCTCTCCGAACGGCGTCAGGCGGCCGGGGAGGGAGTCATCGAAGGCGTCGGCGATCAGGATCTTCATCTCTTCCTCCTGGTGAGTTCGGGCGCCGCAGCGCCCGGGAGGCATTCTAGGCCGGAAGGAAGGTCGGGAGCCTTCCCGCGTCCGCTCCGCCGGGCCGGCCGAGGGGGAGCTACGATTCGACCATGAATCCTGAGATCGAGTTTCCCGCGGACCGGGTCGCCGCAGCCCGCAGCCGCGTCTCAGCCGCCCGAAGGGTCGTCGTGAAGGTGGGGACGAACGTCGTGATGGGCGACGACGGCGCCCTCGCCCTCGGGCGCCTCTACGGCCTGATCGAGGCCGTCGCCGCAGAGCGCCGGAAGGGGCGGGAAATGGTCGTCGTCTCCTCCGGCGCGGTCGGCCTCGGGGCCCAGCGGCTGGGCCTTTCGGGAAAGCCGAAGTCACTCGCCCTCAAGCAGGCCTGCGCGGCGATCGGGCAGGGGCGGCTCATGTCGATCTGGTCCGACGCGTTCGAGAAGGTCGGCGTCACCGCGGCGCAGGTCCTCCTGACGGAGGACGACTTCGCGAGCCGCGGGCGATACCTCGCGCTCCGGGCCACGCTCGAGGAGCTCCTCTCCCTCGGTGTCATCCCGGTCCTGAACGAGAACGACACCGTGGGGACGGCGGAGCTGGAGGCGCCGGCGGGGCACGTCTTCGGCGACAACGACAAGCTCTCGGCCCTCGTGGCGACCAAGGTCGGGGCGGACCTCCTCGTGATCCTCTCCGACGTCGATGGCCTTCACACCGCCAACCCCTCCCGGAATCGCCTGGCGCGGCGGATCCCCGTCGTCGCGGAGGTGAGCCCGGGGGTCCGCGCGCTCGCCGAAGGGGCCGGCGCCCGGGGACGGGGCGGGATGGCCACGAAGCTCGAAGCGGCCGCCATCGCCACCGCCTCCGGCGCTCTCGCGGTCATCGCGAGCGGCCGCAGGCCCGGCGTGCTCGAGGAGATTCTCGCGGGGGAGGATGCAGGGACCCTCTTCCTTCCGAAGAGCACGCTCACCGGCAAGCGCCGGTGGATCGCCTGGGCGGCCCTTCCCTCCGGAGCGATCCACGTCAACGACGGCGCCCGCGCGGCGCTCGTTTCCGGGAAGGCGTCCCTCCTCCCCGCCGGCGTCACCGCCCTGGAGGGGGAGTTCGAGAAGGGGGACGTCGTGAGGATCCTCGGGAGCGACGGGGCTCAGTTCGCCCGCGGCCAGGTCAACTACGGCCGCGCCGACGCCGCGAAGCTCGTCGGGCGACGCTCGGACGAGGCGCGGGGAGGAGTCCCCAGGGGCTACGACGCCCTCGTGACGCGCAACAACGTCGTCGTGAGAGACGCGGCAGGAGAGGGGGAGGCGAAATGAGCACGGACGTCCGGAGAGCCGCGGAGAGCGCCAAGGCCGCTTCCCGCAGGCTCGCCACGCTCACGCCGCGCTCGAAGAGCGCCGCGCTCGACGAGATCGCCGCACGCCTCGAAGCCGGCGCCGCCGCGATCCTGGAGGCGAACGCGGCCGACGTCGGCGAGGCCGAGGAGCGCGCAGCGCGCGGCGACATGACGGAAGCGCTCCTCTCGCGGCTCCGGCTCGACGCCGCGAAGCTCGCCGGGATGGTCGACGGCGTCCGCGCGGTGGCACGGCTCGAGGACCCGGCAGGCCGCGTCCTCACCCGGACGCTCCTGGACGACGGCCTCGTCCTGGAGAAGGTCTCCTGCCCGCTCGGCGTCCTGGCGGCCGTCTTCGAGGCACGTCCCGATGCCGTGACGCAGATCTCGGCGCTCGCCATCAAGTCGGGGAACGCCGTGATCCTGAAAGGAGGCCGCGAGGCGGCCCGGAGCACGGCGGCGCTCGTCGGGGCGATCCGGGCGGGGCTGGCGGAAGCGGGCCTCCCGGAAGACGCCGTCCAGTCGATCCCCGATCGCGAGTCGGTCGACGCCCTCCTCGCCCTGGACGACCTCGTCGACCTCGTGATCCCGCGCGGCTCGAACGCCCTCGTGAAGTCGATCCGGGAGCGGACGCGGATTCCGGTCCTCGGGCACGCCGAAGGGGTCTGCCACGTCTACGTGGACGCGGCCGCCGACCCGGAGATGGCGCTCTCCATCGTCCTCGATTCCAAGCTGACCTACCCGGCGGCCTGCAACGCCGTGGAGACCGTCCTCGTCCACCGGGCGACCGTGGCGGACGTGATGCTCCCGCTCCTCGGGACTCTCCTCGAGAATAGGGTCGAGGTGCGCGGCTGCGAGGAGACGTGCGCGGCCGCGCACGGGCTCCCCGTCGCCCCGGCAACGGAGGAGGACTGGCGGACCGAGTACGGCGCCCCGGTGGTTTCCGTGAAGGTCGTCGAGAGCCTCGACGAGGCGATCGCCTGGGTGAACCGCTACGGCTCGTCCCACACCGAGGCGATCGTCACCGGCGACCGTCTCGCGGCCGAGCGGTTCCTCGCGGAGGTGGACGCCGCGGGCGTTTACCACAATGCCTCGACCCGCTTCGCCGACGGCATGCGCTACGGCCTCGGGGCCGAGGTCGGCATCGCGACGGGGAAGCTTCACGCCCGGGGGCCGGTCGGCCTCGAGGGGCTCGTCACCTACCGCTGGATCCTGCGAGGCCACGGCCAGGTGACGGCTTCCTACGGCCCCCAGGGGCGCGCTTTCCGGCACGAGAAGCTCCCCGTTCACTGACGGCGGCGGTCGGCGGCTCCGTCCGGGGCCTCGGGCTCACTCCGTGGGTGCGGCGTCGTCGAGGTGTCCGGTCGTCAGGTACTTCTTCGTCTCGGAGGCGATCAGGCCGTTCAGGACGAGGAGCGAGACCAGGTTCGGGATCGCCATCATGCCGTTGGCGATGTCGGCGAACGACCAGACGGCCGGAAGGGTCGCGACGGAGCCGACCATGACGGCGGCGACCCAGAGGACGCGGTAGGGGCGGACGATCCGTGGCCCGAAGAGGTACTCGGCGGCCTTCTCTCCGTAGTACGACCAGCCGAGGATCGTCGAGAAGACGAACGTCAGGAGACCGACGGTCAGGACGATCGGGCCGACGTGCGGGATGTGGCTGAAGGCCGTCTTCGTCAGCGCCGCGCCCTTCAGGCCCGCGTGCCAGTCGCCCGAGTTGACGACGACGAGGCCGGTCATCGCGCAGACGACCACGGTGTCCCAGAACGTGCCGGTCGAGGAGACGAGCGCCTGGCGGACGGGGTTCTTGGTCCTCGCGGCTGCCGCGACGATCGGGGCGCTGCCGAGGCCCGACTCGTTCGAGAAGAGGCCACGCGCGACGCCGAAGCGGATCGCCTCCTTCATTCCCGCGCCGAGAAAGCCGCCGATGGCGGCCTGCCCGCTGAAGGCGCTGGAGAAGATGATGCGGACCGCCGCGGGGAGCGTCTCCCAGTGAAGCACCAGGAGATATGCGCAGCCGAGGACGTAGAAACCCGCCATGAAGGGCACGAGGAGCTCGCAGACCTTCGCGATCGACTGAATGCCTCCGAGGATGACGATCGCCGTCAGAACCGTCATGAGCGCGCCGCTGACCCACGGCGAAATCCCGAACGTCTCCTGCGCGAGGCTGGCGATGGAGTTCGCCTGGACCGTGCACCCGATTCCGAAGGCGGCGACGGACGTGAGCGCGGCGAAGATGACGCCGAGCCACTTCGCGTTCATCCCTCGTTCGAGGACGTACATCGGGCCGCCGCACATTGCGCCATTCGCGTCCTGGACCCGGAAACGGACGGAGAGGAGCGCCTCGGAGTACTTCGTCGCGATGCCGAAGACGCCCGTCAGCCACATCCAGAGGACGGCGCCGGGACCGCCCGCGGCGACGGCGGTCGCGACGCCCACGATGTTCCCGGTCCCGATCGTCGCGGCCAGGGCGGTCGTCAGCGCGCCGAACTGGCTGACGTCTCCGGCCCCCTCCTTCTCCCGGCTGAAGGAGATCTTGATCGCCTTCCAGAGGTGTTTCTGGGGGAAGCCGAGGCGGATCGTCAGAAAGAGATGGGTCCCGAAGAGCAGGATGATGAGGGGCCAACCCCAGATGAAGTCGCTGCCCCTGGCCAGAAGCTGCTCGATGGCCGCCATGCCGTCCTCCTCGCAGAAAAGAAGCGGGGAGGGAGCCTCCCCGAAAGCCGTCGGGCAGGATAGTCGAGATCAGCCGGCGCCGCTTGCCTGCCTTTTCACGAGCTCGGAGACGGCCGTGAGGGCGGCGTGCCGGTACATGTCGGACAGCGTCGGGTAGTTGTAGAGCGATTCTGCGATACCGAAGGCCGTCGCCTGCATCTTCATGTAGGCCTGCCCGATGTGGACGAGCTCGCTCGCCGAGTGCCCGACGATGTGGACGCCGATGAGACGGGCGGTCGCCGCGTCGAAGACGAGCTTCAGGAGTCCCTGGGTGTCGCCGATGATCTGCCCGCGCGGGTTCATCCCGTAGTGGCCCCGGCCGACGACGTAGTCGATCCCTTTCTCCTGCAGCTTCTCCTCCGTCTCGCCGACGTAGCTCACCTCCGGGATCGAGTAGATGGCGAACGGGATGTTCTCCGTGCTCGCGGACGTGCCGGTCAGGCCGAACGCGTGGCGCATCGCCCGTCGCCCCTGCTCCATCGAGGTCGAGGCGAGGGCGGGGTAGCCGATGACGTCGCCGACGGCGTAGATGTGCGGGTGCGTCGTCTGCAGGTCGCCGTTCACCTTCAGCAGTCCGTACTTGTCGGGAACGAGGCCGATCGTCTCGAGGCCGAGGTCCCTCGTGTTGCCGTCGCGTCCGACGCAGTAGAGGAGGACGTCGGACGTGATCCGGCGTCCCTTCTGCGTCTCGATCGTCACCCGGGGCGGGGAGCCCGGGACGGGTTCGACGTTGAGGTAGCGGTCGTCGTGCAGGATCTCGACGTGCAGCTCGCCCAGCTCGCGGCCGAGGATCGTGACGATCTCGCGGTCGAGGTAGGGGAGAAGCCGGTCCCGCGTGTCGACGAGCGTCACGTAGACGCCGAGCGCCGCGAAGATCGATGCGTACTCGATGCCGATGACTCCCGCCCCGAGGACGGTCATCGTCTTCGGCATCCGTGGGAGCTTCAGGATCGTGTTGCTGTCGAAGACGCTCTCGGCATCGAACGGAACGTCGGCGGGGCGATTCGGGCTCGACCCGGTCGCGATGACGAAGACGTCGCCCTTCAGGGTCCCCTTGCGACGCCCGTCCTTCCCCTCGACGGCGACCGTGTGCTCGTCGACGAAGCGGCCGTGGCCCCGGAAGACCTCGATCCGGTAGCGCCCGAGCGACGCGTTGATCATGTCCAGCTCGCGCTGGACGACGAGCCGCTCGCGGTACATGAAATCGGCCACCGTGACGTCGTCCGTCACCTCGGTCTGAAAGCCGTGGAGCCGGTGCCGGGTCATGCCGAGGAAGAAGAGGGCGCTCTCCCGGAGAGTCTTCGAAGGGATCGTCCCCCAGTTCACGCGAGCTCCGCCGACGACGGCGGCCCGCTCGACGAGGGCGACGCGCTTGTGCGCCTTGGCGGCCTGGATCGCGGCGCGTTCGCCTCCCGGGCCGCCGCCCAGGACGACGACGTCGAAGTCGGAGGTGGAAGGTGCGGGTGTCACGGCGCGGATCGTAGCAAGGCCGGTCGCGCGCCCGGGCCCCCTCCTCAGAGGCCCTGGAACTGCGTCGGCTTCAGGTACGAAGCGGCGTTCGGGACGATGTACTGGATCCCGCCCGCCGTCGCCATGTACCCGGTCGCGTTGGAGCGCGGGGCGACGGTCACCGCCTGGCCGGGCAAGCGCTTCGTCCAGGTGTCGATCGTCCCGGTGGTGTGCGCCTCGAGGGCCGAGGCGTCCCGGAGGACCTCGAAGCGGACGAAGGAACGGTCGGCCGGGTTGATTCCGAGCTCGTGCCGGGAAGCGCCGACCTTCGTGTAGAAGAGCTTGTGCGGGGGCTCGGTCGGGACCCGGTATGCCGCGAGCTCCGTCCCTTTCGGCAGGACGACGGAGCGGACCGGACGCGAGAGATCCATCGCGGCGAGGAAGAAGAGGGCCGCGGAGGTCGGGAGGGTCGGCATCTGCGAGGCGAAGAAGGCGAGCGAGACGCGGACGCCCTCGCGGCGGGCAGGGGCGTCGGGGATCGAGAGCGCCTCGATCCACTTGTCGAGACCCTGCTTGGAGAGGTAGTCGGACAGGGACAGGTTCGCCATGGAAACCTCCTGATCTCTCATTCGCCGTACTGCTCCCGATCATATCGGACCGGCTAGACTTCCCGGATGCCCGCCAGCACGCCTCCGAGCGCCTCGCCCACGCTGTCGCCGCCGCCTTCCTTCTACCGGTGGCTCGTGCTGCTCTCGTGCAGCGCGGCGATGTTCGGCAACTACTACGTCTTCGACGCCCTCTACCCGGTCACGCCGCTCCTCGAGAAGGCCTTCGGCTTCACGGGCGCACAGGTCGGGCTCCTCGATACGGCCTACAACGTCGCGGCGCTCCTGACGCTGATCGCGGGGGGCGTCCTGATCGACCGGATCGGCGTGGCGGCCTCGGCCGTTCTGTTCGGGACGATCGGCGCCGTGGGGAGCATCGCGATCGCCGTCCTCCCGGCGCTCCTCCCCGGCAGCCCGTGGGCCGGGATGATGATCGGCCGTTTCCTCCTCGGAATCGGCTCGGAGCTCTTCATCGTCGCGGCGACGACGGTCGTCGGACGCTGGTTCAAGGGGAAGGAGATCTCCTTCGCCCTCGCGATCCAGCTCCTCATCGCGCGGCTCGGCTCGTGGGCCGCCGACAAGTCGCCCGACTTCGCGAAGTCGCTCTTCGGAAGCTGGCAGCCCCCCCTCCTCCTCGCGGCGTGCCTCGGGCTTCTCTGGCTCGTCTTCGCCATCGTCTACGCCGGTCTCGAGAGGCGCGCCACGAGGGTCTACGCCGTCTCGCGGCCCGGCGCGACCGACAAGCTCGTCTGGTCGGACCTCGTCCGGTTCGACCTCGGCTACTGGTGGGTCGTCGGCCTCTGCGTCGCCTTCTACGCGACGATCTTCCCATTCCGCACCTTCGCAAACCTCTACTTCATCGAGGCCAAGGGTCTCTCGCCCGAGGCCGCCGGGAACCTCAAGTCGATCCTCCCGCTCCTCTCGATGATCGGCATGCCGCTCTTCGGCCTCCTCGCCGACAAGATCGGCAAGCGCGCGCTCCTGATGGCGGCCGGTTCGGCGCTCCTCGTGCCTCCGTTCTTCCTCCTGGCCGGCACCTCGATCTCCCCGACGATCCTGATGGGAATGCTCGGCCTCGCCTTCGCGCTCGTCCCGGCGGTCCTCTGGCCGGCGGTCACCTACCTCGTTCCCGAGGCCAGGCTCGGCTCGGCCTACGCGCTCATGACGTTCTGCCAGCAGGTGGGCTGGGCCGGCATGAGCTGGGGCCTCGGTCTCCTGAAGGACGGCGCTCACGCGAGCGCCACGAACCCGGCGGGCTGGAACCCGGTCATGTTCGCGCTGGGGTCCCTGGCCATGCTCGGCTTCGTCTTCTCGTTCCTCCTCTGGAGGAGCGAGCGCGGCCCGAAGAGCCACGGCCTGGAGGCGGTGACGCCGACGGCAACGGGCCACCCGCCGAAGAGCGTCGACCCCGCCTGACACCGTCGACGGAGGCGGGCTCGCCGTGGATTCGAGCCGCTCCCTCCGCCTTGCGGAGGCAAACGGGATCGCACCCGGGGTCTCACGACTCCCATAGAGACAATGCCCTGGGTCAGGGAGACAACGACGGCATGGTGGACTGGAGGTCGGGTGAGAGGATTCTCCTCGTCGACGACGAGGAGCCCCTGGTCGAGCTCGTCTCGCTCAGCCTCGTCGACCTCGGCGACTGCGTGACCGGTCTCACCGACCCCGAGGAGGCCCTCGCCGAGTTTTGTTCGCGGCCCCGGGACGAAGTGAGGTCGGTGGACGAAGCGGCCGCGAAGGAGGTGGGCATCCTCGGCTTCGCATTCAAGGGCAGCTCCCCTCTCGAGATCGCCCAGTCCCGCGACCGGATCTTCCGACGGGAAGGGGGGCCTGAAGCCCTCTTCGTACGCCGA includes these proteins:
- the proB gene encoding glutamate 5-kinase; its protein translation is MNPEIEFPADRVAAARSRVSAARRVVVKVGTNVVMGDDGALALGRLYGLIEAVAAERRKGREMVVVSSGAVGLGAQRLGLSGKPKSLALKQACAAIGQGRLMSIWSDAFEKVGVTAAQVLLTEDDFASRGRYLALRATLEELLSLGVIPVLNENDTVGTAELEAPAGHVFGDNDKLSALVATKVGADLLVILSDVDGLHTANPSRNRLARRIPVVAEVSPGVRALAEGAGARGRGGMATKLEAAAIATASGALAVIASGRRPGVLEEILAGEDAGTLFLPKSTLTGKRRWIAWAALPSGAIHVNDGARAALVSGKASLLPAGVTALEGEFEKGDVVRILGSDGAQFARGQVNYGRADAAKLVGRRSDEARGGVPRGYDALVTRNNVVVRDAAGEGEAK
- a CDS encoding glutamate-5-semialdehyde dehydrogenase codes for the protein MSTDVRRAAESAKAASRRLATLTPRSKSAALDEIAARLEAGAAAILEANAADVGEAEERAARGDMTEALLSRLRLDAAKLAGMVDGVRAVARLEDPAGRVLTRTLLDDGLVLEKVSCPLGVLAAVFEARPDAVTQISALAIKSGNAVILKGGREAARSTAALVGAIRAGLAEAGLPEDAVQSIPDRESVDALLALDDLVDLVIPRGSNALVKSIRERTRIPVLGHAEGVCHVYVDAAADPEMALSIVLDSKLTYPAACNAVETVLVHRATVADVMLPLLGTLLENRVEVRGCEETCAAAHGLPVAPATEEDWRTEYGAPVVSVKVVESLDEAIAWVNRYGSSHTEAIVTGDRLAAERFLAEVDAAGVYHNASTRFADGMRYGLGAEVGIATGKLHARGPVGLEGLVTYRWILRGHGQVTASYGPQGRAFRHEKLPVH
- a CDS encoding sodium:alanine symporter family protein; translated protein: MAAIEQLLARGSDFIWGWPLIILLFGTHLFLTIRLGFPQKHLWKAIKISFSREKEGAGDVSQFGALTTALAATIGTGNIVGVATAVAAGGPGAVLWMWLTGVFGIATKYSEALLSVRFRVQDANGAMCGGPMYVLERGMNAKWLGVIFAALTSVAAFGIGCTVQANSIASLAQETFGISPWVSGALMTVLTAIVILGGIQSIAKVCELLVPFMAGFYVLGCAYLLVLHWETLPAAVRIIFSSAFSGQAAIGGFLGAGMKEAIRFGVARGLFSNESGLGSAPIVAAAARTKNPVRQALVSSTGTFWDTVVVCAMTGLVVVNSGDWHAGLKGAALTKTAFSHIPHVGPIVLTVGLLTFVFSTILGWSYYGEKAAEYLFGPRIVRPYRVLWVAAVMVGSVATLPAVWSFADIANGMMAIPNLVSLLVLNGLIASETKKYLTTGHLDDAAPTE
- the sthA gene encoding Si-specific NAD(P)(+) transhydrogenase; translated protein: MTPAPSTSDFDVVVLGGGPGGERAAIQAAKAHKRVALVERAAVVGGARVNWGTIPSKTLRESALFFLGMTRHRLHGFQTEVTDDVTVADFMYRERLVVQRELDMINASLGRYRIEVFRGHGRFVDEHTVAVEGKDGRRKGTLKGDVFVIATGSSPNRPADVPFDAESVFDSNTILKLPRMPKTMTVLGAGVIGIEYASIFAALGVYVTLVDTRDRLLPYLDREIVTILGRELGELHVEILHDDRYLNVEPVPGSPPRVTIETQKGRRITSDVLLYCVGRDGNTRDLGLETIGLVPDKYGLLKVNGDLQTTHPHIYAVGDVIGYPALASTSMEQGRRAMRHAFGLTGTSASTENIPFAIYSIPEVSYVGETEEKLQEKGIDYVVGRGHYGMNPRGQIIGDTQGLLKLVFDAATARLIGVHIVGHSASELVHIGQAYMKMQATAFGIAESLYNYPTLSDMYRHAALTAVSELVKRQASGAG
- a CDS encoding MFS transporter, producing the protein MPASTPPSASPTLSPPPSFYRWLVLLSCSAAMFGNYYVFDALYPVTPLLEKAFGFTGAQVGLLDTAYNVAALLTLIAGGVLIDRIGVAASAVLFGTIGAVGSIAIAVLPALLPGSPWAGMMIGRFLLGIGSELFIVAATTVVGRWFKGKEISFALAIQLLIARLGSWAADKSPDFAKSLFGSWQPPLLLAACLGLLWLVFAIVYAGLERRATRVYAVSRPGATDKLVWSDLVRFDLGYWWVVGLCVAFYATIFPFRTFANLYFIEAKGLSPEAAGNLKSILPLLSMIGMPLFGLLADKIGKRALLMAAGSALLVPPFFLLAGTSISPTILMGMLGLAFALVPAVLWPAVTYLVPEARLGSAYALMTFCQQVGWAGMSWGLGLLKDGAHASATNPAGWNPVMFALGSLAMLGFVFSFLLWRSERGPKSHGLEAVTPTATGHPPKSVDPA
- a CDS encoding response regulator, with protein sequence MVDWRSGERILLVDDEEPLVELVSLSLVDLGDCVTGLTDPEEALAEFCSRPRDEVRSVDEAAAKEVGILGFAFKGSSPLEIAQSRDRIFRREGGPEALFVRRASSVGTPGSSGSTTTGGTVSATCCSRRSERRRGRA